The Haloprofundus salinisoli sequence AAGGACTCTCGAACCTCGAGTACCGCGGGTACGACTCCGCCGGTCTCGCGGTCAAGCAGCGAAACGGTTCGCGGCCGACCGTCGTCAAGCGCCAGGGCAACGTCTCCGAACTCCGTGACTTGGCCGACGGACAGGTTCTCGGCCCGGTCGGTATCGGTCACACCCGCTGGAGCACCCACGGGCCGCCGACGGACGACAACGCCCATCCCCACACGGACTGCGAAGAGCGCGTCGCCGTCGTCCACAACGGCATCATCGACAACTACGGCGAGCTCCGAGAGCGCCTCACGGCCGACGGCCACGAGTTCCGTAGCGACACCGACACCGAGGTCGTCCCGCACCTCATCGAGGAGTACCTCGACGCGGGCGACAACGCGGAGACCGCGTTCCGAAAGACGGTCGACCAGCTCTCCGGTAGCTACGCGATTGCGATGATCGTCGAAGGCGACGACGCCGTGTACGCGACCCGCGAGGGGTCGCCGCTGGTGCTCGGCGTCAGCGACGACAGCTACTACCTCGCGAGCGACGTCCCCGCGTTCCTCGAGTACACCGACCGCGTCGTCTATCTCGACGACGGCGACATGCTGGTTGTGAGGCCCGACGGGTACACGCTCACCGACGCGAGCGGTTCGATCGCCGAACCGGCCGTCGAGACGGTGAGTTGGAACCCCGAACAGGCCGGCAAAGGCGCATACGACCACTACATGCTCAAAGAGATCTACGAGCAGCCCCACTCGCTCCGGCAGGCCATCGAGGGTCGGGTCAAGCCGGAGTCGAACGAACTCGCGCTCGAAGAGTTCCCGTCGGGGACGTTCGAGGACGTCGAATCTATACAGTTCGTCGCCTGCGGTACCTCCTATCACGCCGCGAAGTACGCGGTCCAAATGTGCGCCAACCGACAGCTCTCCGCACAGGCGTTCCTCGCCAGCGAGTACGCTACCGCAATTCCGCACGTCGACGAGAACACGCTCGTCGTCGGGGTCACCCAGAGCGGTGAAACCGCCGACACGCTCACTGCACTACGGAAAGCCCAGGACGCGGGCGCACGGACGCTCGCGGTGACGAACGTCGTCGGCAGCACCGCCGCCCGCGAATGCGACGATACGCTGTTCATCCGCGCCGGCCCGGAGATCGGTGTCGCGGCGACGAAGACGTTCTCCTCGCAAGTCGTCTGCCTCGCCTTGTTCGTCGAACAGTACTACCGTGACCGCCACGACGGTGAACCGTCCGAGGGCTCCGAGGAGATGCTCGCGGCGATTCGAGACCTTCCGGACGTCATCGAATCGGTTCTCGAACAGACGTCCGTCCAGTCCGTCGCCGAGACGTACCGCGACGTGGACTCGTACTTCTTCATCGGCCGCAACACCGGTTACACGGTGGCGCTGGAAGGAGCGTTGAAGTTCAAGGAGATCACGTACGAGCACGCCGAAGGCTTCGCCGCCGGCGAACTCAAACACGGGCCGCTCGCGTTGGTCACCCCGTCGACGCCTATCATCGGTATCGTCGACGGCCTCGACAGCGACAAAACCGTCCACAGTCTCGCCGAGGCGAAAACTCGCGGCGCGCCCATCATCGCGGTGACGAGCGACCCCGAAAGCGTCCGCGACCTCGCGGATATGGTCCTCGAAATCCCCGAGACGAACCTCGAACTCGCGGGTGTCGTCGCGAACGTCCAACTGCAGTTGCTGTCGTACCACGCGGCGGCGATGCTGAGCCGACCTATCGACAAACCGCGGAACCTCGCAAAGAGCGTCACCGTCGAGTAGCTCGTTCGTTGCCCTCGACTGACGACGCAGTCGATTCTGCGCTTTCTCGCCGGTGCTTTCGAGTTCGACCGACTGCGCTACCGCTCGCGCGTCTCGAAACAGCCACCCGGAAGAATGGTATGTCAGAGTGGGTGGCGTGAATTGCCCGCGGTTGACGGTGGTGTATACCGAATCGACGGGACCTAACTGATGTCCGTCTGTGTGATGTGGAAGCGGAGTGTCGGGCGGGCACCGACGAACCGTGCCTGGTTACCAGGCGTTCGTGCGGTCTACTCTTGCTGGTAATCCTTCTTCAGGTCGACGCTCGCGCTGCCACTCAGGTTGAACTGCGTGATGTCTCCCGAGAAGAGGTACGCGTCGATGCCACCAGCGACCGCGCCGCTGGCCTTGTTTCCGTTGGCTTCGTCTTCGGCGTCGACGGTGCCGACGATGTCGGTGTGCTTGATCTCGCCGGTCACTGCCACCGAGTAGTTGGTGACGCCCTCGCTCGGACCGTTGATGACGAGCAGGTGCGGGTGGTCGGAGTCGCGCTCGACCTCTTCCTCGCCGCCGGTGTCGCCGCGACCCTCTTCCTCGCTACCGTCGTCGGTGCTGCCGTCGTCAGTGCTACCGTCGCTGGAACCATCGTCGGTGCTGCCGCCGTCAGTCGTGTCGGACCCGAGTTCCGAGGGGTCGACTTCCTGACCGTTGACGTACACCGTCGCCGTTCCCTCGGTGAAGCGGAACTGCGTGATGTTCCCGGAGAACGAGTACGCGTCCCGGCCGCCGGCGGTTGCGCCTTCGGCCGTCGCGCCGTGGATGTTGTCCTCTTCGTTGAACGTTCCGGCGCTAGCGGGGCCGACGCCGAGTTCGCCGTCGACGGTGAACTCGTAGCTCGCAAGACCGTTGTCGCCGCTGATTGCGATGACGTTCGGGCGGGACACAGACGGGTAGTCGGCCGCGTTGACCGCCTCGCCGTTGAGCTTCACGGTGACGCCGTCGTCGGCATCGAGCGCGTTGAGTTCCCCTTCGAATCCGTAGGAGTCGGTCCCACCGTTGACGACCGTGCCGCTGGCCGTCTGGGCTTCGATGGAGTCTTCCTTTTCGAGGTTTGCCTTGCCGGCGTTCTTGATCTCGCCCGAAGCCGCAAAGGCGTAGTTGCCGTCGCCGGTCACTTCGACGTGGTTCGGAAGACCGGATTCGTTGGTTGAACCGCCCGTATTGCCGTCGTACTCGACGGGCCGCCCATCGAAGTTCGGCGTCGGGCAACTCTCGCTGCCGGAGACGTTGGCCGTGTTCACGTTGGAGCTGTTGAACACGGTCGCCTGACCGGTGACGTTGATGGTGGAGTCGCGGAGGGTGACGTTGCTCGAACCGTTGATCTGGATACCGTTCTGGTTGCTTCCGTTCTGTTCGACACAGAGGTTGCGCAGTTCGGAGCCGTCGCGGCCGTAGATGAGAATCGCTTCGTCGCCCGATGCGGTGCCCGTGACGCTGACGTTCTCCATGACGAGGCGTCGGGAGGAGGGCGCGGAGTCCATCGAGACGGCGCGGAACGGCCAGCTCTTGGGTGAGCGCGATTTCAGGGCCTTGACGTTGTCGTCGATTTTGATTCGGGTGTTCCGAACCGTCATCTTGCCACCTTCAGTTCCGTGAACGATGGCGCCCGAGGACGCACCGACGTCGCTCATGATGATGTCGCAGTCCTCGATGAGCATCTCGTGGCCTTCCTTCATCCAGATACCGCGGGCGTTGCGGTCCCGCGGCGTGTGGCTTTTGTCGTCGCAGACGACTTCCGCGCCTTTGACGACCGCTTTCGGGCCGCCGGTACGAATCTGCTGAATGTTGCTGTTCGCGTAGCGGCCGCCGATGACGTTGACGGGGCCGGAGTGAGCGCTGGCGTAGAGTCCCTCGTGGTCCCAGCGGCTGACGTCACAGTTGACAAAGTTGAGCGTCCCGGCGGGGTCGAGTTCCGGAACCTCGCCGACGTCGGGGTAGTCGCCGACGATGGTCGGTCGGACCCAGACGCCCATGCCGAGACCGCCTTTCGAGAAGTCGACGTTCTCGAGCGTCAGGACGGTGTCGGAGCCAGCGCACTGGAGGAATGCGCCGCCGACCTCACTACCGGCGTCCTGCCGGTCGAGAAGCCGCCAGTTCTTGAGGACGTTCGTTCCGGAGGTCGCTTTGAAGACGACGCGGGAGGACGTGCTGCCCGGCTGTTCGACGTCGAAACCTTCGATGTGTACGCCCTGCGCTCGCGAGAGGCTGATGAGGGTCGTACCGCCGGAGTGGTCGGGGACGATGGTTGCGCCGTTCGGGGCCACCATCGCGAAGTTCTTGAGGCCGCTCTTGCTGAACGGGGCGAGCTTGTACGTACCCTTCGGGAACTTGACGAGCGTGTTGTTCTGGAGGTGGTCTTCGAGAACGCTGTTTATCGTCCGGTTGCCGGAGGTGTCCGCACCTGCTTCGGCGATGTTGACGACGGTGTTGTAGTTGTTTTCCGAGACTGCTGCGGACGCGACGCCGCTGGCACCGGCGCCCGTCGCTGCAGCCGCCGCGGCTGCGCCGGCCATCTGGAGATAGGACCGGCGACCGAGGAGTAATCCGTCGTTATCGCCATCAGTAGTCGACTCTTCTTCTGTATCGTTGACTGCCAGTTCGCGTGCCATGCACTCGGTTAAGATAAGACTGCACCTATAAATCTTTCCTAGTCTGCCCGATTATTCCTGGATACATTCACTAATTCCTGAATGAAACCTTAGAATTTCGTGAATGTATGGAAATCTGATTAATAGCAATGAAACGCCATTTTCGGGTGTTTGACGGGTTATCCCACCGTGTAAATCGCCGATTAACACTCCATTAGGAATTCTCCGTCCGGTTATTTCTTGCTTACAAAGGCCCCGTCGTCCGACTCTGTGAACTGTACCGAAAAGGAATATCTCAGGATATGTCGACTAACGTTCCGACCACGCCGCTGTTGTTGACGCCGGTGATCGCGAACCGTCCGTTGCTGGTTCCCTCCCCGAAGAACTGTCTGTCGATGCAGAACGGGAGCGTCTCGTCGACGAGATGCCGGTCCGCCTCGGCCCTCGTCTGGTGGTTTCTGCTCTCGAGGCGCGAGCTCTCTCCGAGGAGCACGCCGCAGTCATCGCTTTCCTGATTTATGCCCACCAACAGCGGGTATCGGCCGACGACGACCGAGAGATTCTTCAGCACCGTTCCGGGTGAGTCGATGATGTCGATTCCGTCGCGGTTCGTCCCGGACTGTTTGATATCCACCTGATTCAGCACCGTCTCGTCGCGGCCCTCCACCTGAACCGCACTCCACCCCGTTCCGTTCCCGTGAATCCGGACGTTCTCCAGGTTGATGTCCCACTGTTCGGGCCTCGAACGAAGGCTCGGCGCGTAGAAGT is a genomic window containing:
- the glmS gene encoding glutamine--fructose-6-phosphate transaminase (isomerizing); the encoded protein is MCGIIARVGGDDGVQELLQGLSNLEYRGYDSAGLAVKQRNGSRPTVVKRQGNVSELRDLADGQVLGPVGIGHTRWSTHGPPTDDNAHPHTDCEERVAVVHNGIIDNYGELRERLTADGHEFRSDTDTEVVPHLIEEYLDAGDNAETAFRKTVDQLSGSYAIAMIVEGDDAVYATREGSPLVLGVSDDSYYLASDVPAFLEYTDRVVYLDDGDMLVVRPDGYTLTDASGSIAEPAVETVSWNPEQAGKGAYDHYMLKEIYEQPHSLRQAIEGRVKPESNELALEEFPSGTFEDVESIQFVACGTSYHAAKYAVQMCANRQLSAQAFLASEYATAIPHVDENTLVVGVTQSGETADTLTALRKAQDAGARTLAVTNVVGSTAARECDDTLFIRAGPEIGVAATKTFSSQVVCLALFVEQYYRDRHDGEPSEGSEEMLAAIRDLPDVIESVLEQTSVQSVAETYRDVDSYFFIGRNTGYTVALEGALKFKEITYEHAEGFAAGELKHGPLALVTPSTPIIGIVDGLDSDKTVHSLAEAKTRGAPIIAVTSDPESVRDLADMVLEIPETNLELAGVVANVQLQLLSYHAAAMLSRPIDKPRNLAKSVTVE